Proteins encoded by one window of Gemmatimonas sp. UBA7669:
- a CDS encoding tetratricopeptide repeat protein, which produces MSNPFLSSEEYDERAHALYNEGQYDEALELLREGLSLYPSAVELHVGAGYARMAREEYVWARKRFEEALTLDPEHEDALAGLGEVLLKFGQTEAGMQAFERTIELGYEDDVDLMLQIGRALFREGYVEASLPYFERAIQQAEDSAEAVACIGYAQHRLGNDVEAMIALRRALTIDPSFAEARVYLANLLYDGGDLDGALVEFEATTPADHWDELGIWRVMELKKSIYKLAENDGELKPWEARLVELAGEPDAIDELLAEVEQTVLERELVEDGESQGQLETLGTLLTGLVSQQQAGGPGTESEGENASGVASEGSSTDVLMTDDDLHRVIMRDGTVFEGTWEAIVQALRDARDAGRPLEEFMAQEARRFYGATGRQVASHAPEAFLRGGAEAGMLRIVR; this is translated from the coding sequence ATGTCCAACCCGTTCCTGAGTTCCGAGGAGTACGACGAGCGCGCGCACGCCCTCTACAACGAGGGGCAGTACGACGAGGCGCTTGAGCTCCTGCGCGAGGGACTCTCGCTGTACCCGTCGGCAGTGGAGCTGCACGTCGGGGCCGGCTACGCGCGCATGGCGCGCGAGGAGTACGTCTGGGCGCGAAAGCGCTTCGAGGAGGCCCTCACGCTCGACCCCGAGCACGAGGATGCCCTGGCCGGCCTGGGAGAGGTGTTGCTCAAGTTCGGGCAGACGGAGGCCGGTATGCAGGCCTTCGAACGCACCATCGAACTGGGCTACGAGGACGACGTCGATCTCATGCTGCAGATCGGTCGCGCCCTCTTTCGTGAAGGGTACGTGGAGGCGTCGCTGCCGTACTTCGAGCGCGCCATCCAGCAGGCCGAGGACTCGGCTGAGGCCGTGGCCTGCATCGGCTACGCGCAGCATCGGCTGGGCAACGATGTGGAAGCCATGATCGCACTGCGGCGGGCGCTCACCATCGACCCGTCGTTTGCCGAGGCGCGTGTTTACCTCGCCAACCTGTTGTACGACGGGGGCGATCTCGATGGCGCGCTGGTGGAGTTCGAGGCCACCACACCAGCCGATCACTGGGATGAACTCGGCATCTGGCGTGTGATGGAGCTCAAGAAGTCCATCTACAAGCTGGCCGAGAACGATGGGGAGCTGAAGCCGTGGGAAGCCCGTCTGGTGGAACTGGCTGGTGAGCCGGACGCCATCGACGAGTTGCTGGCCGAGGTGGAGCAGACCGTGCTCGAGCGCGAACTGGTCGAGGACGGCGAATCACAGGGACAGCTGGAGACGCTCGGCACGCTGCTGACTGGCCTCGTCAGTCAGCAGCAGGCCGGCGGGCCCGGCACCGAATCCGAGGGCGAAAACGCCAGCGGGGTCGCATCGGAGGGCTCGTCCACCGACGTGCTCATGACCGATGACGATCTGCATCGCGTGATCATGCGCGACGGAACGGTGTTCGAGGGCACCTGGGAGGCCATCGTGCAGGCGCTGCGTGACGCGCGCGATGCCGGCCGCCCGCTCGAGGAATTCATGGCGCAGGAAGCGCGACGCTTCTACGGGGCAACGGGACGTCAGGTGGCCTCGCATGCGCCCGAGGCCTTTCTGCGTGGCGGTGCCGAGGCCGGCATGCTGCGCATCGTGCGCTGA
- a CDS encoding tetratricopeptide repeat protein: MTGTDASLTARAALDAARRVFSPDAMATSTAPVLWDAAQVVLQRVVGRPELTGQALVGEARRLGVLTISDAHALVGLSSWADRSDAPATTESERILLREAWMALEHAVPDSAPSFAPPPYAPPSGSSATASFGASPAASSGGASTAPPHSSHYSPPPPPPSSMPPLMGAAASTDSGDRRRLGLPPLAWLAVAVLVLAAAIGGGWWWQGRADRAFAEASAAYRSGNTVLARSAMADMARRFPNDARPLVYLGRLSRDDGDLPRARRFLTTAVELAPNSAIASRELASLMLTEGQPEIARRFYVRALQIDPADRVAQGFLACALHRLQRFDEARRWYERAGPGEWQGCLATPPLPPGMLPQGMMPPGMMPPGTMPPGAAPRPTP; encoded by the coding sequence ATGACCGGTACCGACGCATCGCTCACTGCTCGCGCCGCGCTTGACGCGGCGCGACGTGTCTTCAGCCCCGACGCCATGGCCACGTCCACCGCACCCGTGCTGTGGGACGCGGCCCAGGTCGTGCTCCAGCGTGTGGTGGGGCGGCCGGAACTCACCGGTCAGGCGCTGGTGGGTGAGGCACGGCGGCTTGGTGTGCTCACCATCAGTGATGCGCACGCCCTGGTGGGTCTCTCGTCGTGGGCCGATCGCAGCGATGCACCGGCCACCACGGAGTCCGAACGCATTCTGCTGCGCGAAGCCTGGATGGCGCTCGAACACGCCGTCCCCGACAGCGCCCCAAGCTTCGCGCCGCCGCCATACGCTCCGCCGTCCGGCTCGTCAGCGACGGCGTCGTTCGGCGCGTCGCCCGCAGCGTCTTCCGGAGGGGCATCGACCGCGCCGCCTCATTCGTCGCATTACTCTCCGCCGCCACCACCCCCGTCGTCCATGCCGCCGCTCATGGGGGCAGCGGCATCGACTGACAGCGGTGACCGGCGGCGTCTGGGCCTTCCGCCGCTGGCCTGGCTGGCGGTGGCGGTGCTTGTGCTGGCCGCCGCCATCGGTGGCGGTTGGTGGTGGCAGGGCCGCGCCGATCGCGCCTTTGCCGAGGCCAGCGCAGCCTACCGCAGCGGCAACACCGTGCTGGCCCGTAGCGCCATGGCCGACATGGCCCGCCGCTTCCCCAACGACGCGCGGCCCCTTGTGTACCTCGGCCGACTCTCGCGTGATGATGGCGATCTGCCGCGCGCCCGTCGCTTCCTCACCACGGCGGTTGAGCTCGCGCCCAACTCCGCCATCGCCTCGCGTGAGCTCGCCTCGCTCATGCTGACCGAGGGCCAGCCGGAAATCGCGCGACGCTTTTACGTACGGGCATTGCAGATCGATCCCGCCGATCGGGTGGCGCAGGGTTTTCTCGCCTGTGCGCTGCATCGCCTCCAGCGCTTCGACGAGGCGCGTCGCTGGTACGAACGCGCCGGTCCCGGCGAGTGGCAGGGCTGTCTGGCCACGCCACCCCTGCCGCCGGGCATGTTGCCTCAAGGCATGATGCCTCCAGGCATGATGCCCCCAGGCACGATGCCACCGGGCGCGGCACCGCGTCCCACTCCGTAA